The genomic window GAAagtggttttttcttgatcattagggtgaattggtatttgaaagaaaccactgtatccatcaagaaagcaataataTGGATGATTAGCCAAACGTTCAAGCATTTGGTCAATGaatggtaaaggaaaatgatctttCCTAGATGCAGCATTCAACTTCCTATAATCAATGCACATTCTATGACCAGTTATAGTTCTAGTAGGGATcagttcatctttttcatttttgacaaCAGTCATTCCACCCTTTTTAGGGACGCAATACACTAGAGAAACCCAAGTACTATCAGAGATAGGGTAGATGACACCAGCATCAAAATTGGGATTTAACCTCCTCTGTGGTTCAATGCTAGAATATGATTCGTTTTCAAGATGGATCCTATGGTTGCATAAACTAGGTGAAATTCCCTTAATGTCGGATAATGAATAACCAATCGCTCTCCTATACTTTCTAAGCTCAGATAATTGCAGGTTCACTTCATCACTATTTAACTCAGCATTAATGATCATAGGGTAAGTAGAGTTTGGACCAAGGAATGCGTACCTTAGACCTTTTGGAAGTGGTTTGAGATCAACCTTCGGTGccttaatgctagttctagagtaattaactagaacttgattttaggATAATAGGTATACCCACTATAGGGTATCTATTACTTGAACTATCTTAGATGAGCCTAGTATTTAGATGCGGACTAGCGTCGATTTAGAtacttaggtgaacttatcaaacccGATTATAATGCTTGCTTAGTTCTAGATAGTTACAAGAGAGTTGGGatcaatactattaagcaTAGTGAGTAGCACGACACATCACCGGTTACTCTATATTAGTCATTTGAGTTCTATTCGATAATAATCCTAATTTACTGCTAGATCTACTATTCAAATATTTCCTGAGAATTTCCCTAAACCCGACGTCTTAATCATCTGAATCTAAAACcaatttttcttgctttcttatcttttatttttataatattttctgtttagcTTAATTCGAAATTGTTAGTCTACTATGTGATCTgagaactttgtggaattcaaTCCCTAATTGCTATAAcaacctctttatttgagagagtaatCATTAAGGTAATTTAAATCACATCAACAtacttttttgaatatataattgtatttttcatattttctggTTTCCCAAATATTTCAGTTCAGTATCAATTTGGTGTATGTTCTTTCGGTCCAAAAGTTTAGGATCTATGTGggtattttcaaattttgttaagttcgattccttttgttttagttttaattcGATACTTTGGTTAGGTTAATTTGTCCaggcttatattttaatagtttctatatttatttttcaaagtgTGTGAAAACGTTTTCATAACTAAAAAGATCGATGAtacattttaacaaaagaatctCAACAGTTAATAAATTGTCTCGCATGacaaaaatttggaaaattcgTCGGTTTAAATGGTGAACAGAGATTAGGGGTTGTCATGACTGATTGCCAAACTAGTTCCGGGTACAAACATTAAAAGCATACATCCTATTATCGTCACTTAGAATCCTAAACCAAGGATTAATTCACATTATCATAAACATGCATATGTCATATTCTTAAATCAGTATAATGTGTATCCAAAGCAAACTGAAGCAATAATGTTTTCCATGATttcaaatagaagaaaaaaaaaaatggtttatttGAGAAAGATACAGGGTCAATAAGTCATAAACTGAGGCTTGAGTTAtattccaaacaaaatatcaaatcaaaagaacTTTTAGATCTTTGGAAGAAAAATTTGAGTCTTTAGTATGAGAGAGAGACTTATGTTCAATTTGAGTCATCCTTCATTACTAATAGATGTTTAGACTCTAAGGTTGTACCTTAGGATCAAATGTAGACTAAGACTCTATTTGTTGCGTTCACTATCTAGATAGCTCCTCACATGCTGGATACAAATTGAACATAAATCTTAAAAAGCAAGATAAGGCAAAGAGACTAATCAAATATCACCAACGTGGTATTGGCCCAATATTAAATCTTCCAAGTGAAGTGTTGGCTTCGACGCCCGATTGAGAGGGATCTCCGCTCCAAAGTAGATGAATTCAACATGGTGTGGGTCCCACCTTTAAGAGATATAAGTCCTTTGAACTTgaaaactaattaactaaGCCTCCATCAATTCATTTTCGTATCAACTaatataaacaacaacaatgtaTTGCGAATAACTTAAATACTTAGAACATAATTAAACATCGTATGTAGTTAAAAAggaattttataatattatttctggttataagaaaaaattacgtaaaaatgttaaattctGCGTATAACATGTGAAACGTCTGAAATTatattgataagaaaatttatttagttataacggtaaatataaatgaatatttgtaattctaaaataatacttgaattaataataatttcctTTATAATGCAcagttttaaataattttatctatataacgttttgttgttgtcaaataTAGTGGAAGTACTGTATTTATACATGGATAATAGTAACATCAagatttcaaaacaaaagagaaaataatccAAACAATCATccattaaaatctaaaaagatctaaaatttcttgaatagtaaacattaaaatatttagattcacaaatataaaaaaaaacactacatattatttcttaagTAAATTAACCATGCTATTCGTTTCAGTTCTATTTTCCATCAATCGAGGGTAGATAGATTACTTTGAAAAagtaataagaaaaacatgaagGACAGAAAAGATTTAAGACGAAATGTTCTTCATAAACATTTTGAGAACACtttatttcataaaacatatttttggtTGCCACATATATCGAGACAACGTTATGTTACATAGAGCTGACAAAGTCAACGATTTCGACCACATCATGTAGCAGCGAGTTGGAGTTAACCACCCTACAATTCTGTCTGATTTGTCCTTGAGTTCCAGTGAGAGGTGTAATGTTTCCCATTCTATTCATTGCTTCCACAAAAGCATTGAAGAATTTTTGAGTGCCATCAGCGTATTCTCTCACCAAGGGGATTGTGTCAGTGGCATTAGGGCTGGAAAACAACTCTTGATCCGTCTGGATAAGTCCCTTTAGCTCTTTCAGATTCACATAGTATTTATTGTCAAAAACCGTCGGTGTGCGTAGATCGAAATCAACTAAGACGGTCTGGTTACCATTGCGGGGACATTGTCCACGAAGTGTCTGGAGGTATGTAGTATTAAGAGTAGGGTCGGGTAAACCAGTGTTGCTAAAGTTGTATAGTCTATCCATAATAAATTGGCACTGGTTTTTACCAAATGTGTGACCACCTAACCAAAATAAGCGATACGTTAACAATAAAGTATTTAAACTTATTTAATATATCTCGTAATAATTTATTACCAGAGAGTGCAACGAGATCAGAGGGACGGTCAAGTCCAACATTTTGAAAACTGGCCTTAAGTTGTGGGAGAGTGAAGAATGGAGCGGGAAGATTTGTATTAGCGAGAGCAAAGAATGCTTGTAAGCTATCTCTTCTCCCCAAAGGAACCCTCCAAGAAGGACCTCCTGcctaaaacatttatatttagaaaacaattatttgtttacgAAAGTAATTCTTACCATGTCGAAGTCTTACTatgaacaaaaccaaaaagacaaatgtatagtataaattttaaacaagTAGATTCTCAAAGTTATGCAtggattttttcaaaattttagaaaatatgattctaTTCTTTTTAGTTACCAAAAAAGGAGActtgatattattattgtattgAAATTTGTTATTGTAATGAGACTTGATATTATTACCAATCCACTATgcgttttaaatatttttcacaaTTAATCTTAAAGACATGTCTGGTATAGTAGATAGCCTTTTTATAACTATTGATTAAATCTAAATGGTACAACTTCCAACCTTCAGCAGtccatatatttatttttaatagtatGTTGTCATGTTTTAATATGTTATCCGTGACGACTAAACAGAATAATTTGAGACAAtgtttataataaatgaaaaaagagagataaattAATGGTGCATACCAAATTTACAGCTTGTTGAGCTGCGATGGTAAGTATATCTGCGCATGAAACAGTCCTTGGACATGCTGTCTCTACTGCTGCTTTCATTCTATCGATCACTGGAAATCCTCGAGCCGAGTTTGCGTTTGGAGCCGCATCTTTCTCTGTTCGAAAGGATGTTGTGTTGTCTAACAGGATCGATGCATCACAGCcctatacaaacaaaaattatgtgtTCACTAATTAATTAGTCAACATATATTGAAATCataatgatatatagttttttcttttcatgatGACATATTTAGTATACCTACAAAAAGTGTTAGATTGCATTTTCATTCAAtaaaaaggtttgttctttttaagCAACGCGTGGTGATATAGTGTAAACAAGTTAGTATACATTTTAGTTTACATTATATTAATCTTCTAACGCATAAATTCAACATtatgttttaggttaacaacTACATCGATCTGATCAACTTCCCATAAATAATACACgatttatataatatgttaatatgttattttgTAACATTCAATAAATGATTGATATAAACTCCTAACGTGTTTGGTACAGTACGGGTCCATgcttttcttaaattattatacGGATAATTTACGTTCGTTGAATGGGAGATCAAATTATACTAAAtgttgtgaaatcatttttttaaaaggcaTGAGTCATATTTGACGACAAGAGCTAAGATACTCgatagtaaaaaacaaaaatatcacgTCTAACTACCgtaaattttatattgatatatatataccagaGTGGTTAATTAGCCCAGTGACCTATAAGTGTGGtaacatataaatattggTCTAATTAATAAAACTGAGATTTATCTAGTTGgatccaaatttaaacaaaaataactagaCTAACACCTAAAGGTAGAAGAAACTTAACATGTCCCAATATTGAAGCAAAAGACCAAAAacccatttttgtttttctaaataattaaaaaaaaaagaagataaatctGTCGTAATAAGCTTAACCCtgattttgaaacaaatcTCTCATAACCTAAAATATTAAGCCACAAAATTTAAGCGTTTGGTAAAATGATATTGAAGTTTCAATAGGAATCTATCAATTAAAATCTGTAACCATTGAACAAacttatatttaaaaatttgccAGTGGCAACTATAAATCTATCATCATTGGattcaaatataaaagattGTCATTAAACgtcatatttttgttattattaaagaaatatatcacctaaaacaaatctgttataACTAAACATCATTCTAatcattatattattttatattagacAAATCTTTTACCATATGGCAGATTTATgtcaaaaataataagtataacattactattaaaaaaaaatatgtcacGTACTATAATAAAtctatcaaaattataaaagtcTGTGGGACAAAATAGTCTCACAAAATAGATATATCGCAGCAAATGAGTTTGTggtagaaaatatataaatttataacaagTAGATCCACATACTTTTTTcattgtagtttttttttggaaaatatttttctacgatggaaaagttttgaaatatatttttgacttttgtcattcatataaaagatatttaaagaatttctatataaaaaaaagttttttaaaagcataattGTAACACAATTAACCTTTACAATTTATGAGATAGTTTAGTAATTAAACCATTAATTTTGGGtcattctgatttttttcccataataatttatgtaaataCTAAAGCCCTAAACCACGTGTTTCCATTTTGTAGTTATCAACAAACCATGTGTTATTTAAAACTGACAAAGACGTAACTGGTTTTTCTTGAGTGGCGCTATTATCCCATATTTATCAGAAATCAATTATCATAACTACAAGCCTATCAAATCTGAAAATTAGAGTAACTTGATAACACAAATAGTTAGAACGAATACTAACGTAactataaaaatttgaaaagggAGTCTTTGATGTaattataaaagatttttctttctttcgttaAAGGACGTTATTGTAAAAGATACTGACATATACAATTTCAAACG from Arabidopsis thaliana chromosome 3, partial sequence includes these protein-coding regions:
- a CDS encoding Peroxidase superfamily protein (Peroxidase superfamily protein; FUNCTIONS IN: peroxidase activity, heme binding; INVOLVED IN: response to oxidative stress, oxidation reduction; LOCATED IN: cell wall, vacuole, membrane; EXPRESSED IN: leaf; EXPRESSED DURING: seedling growth; CONTAINS InterPro DOMAIN/s: Haem peroxidase (InterPro:IPR010255), Plant peroxidase (InterPro:IPR000823), Peroxidases heam-ligand binding site (InterPro:IPR019793), Peroxidase, active site (InterPro:IPR019794), Haem peroxidase, plant/fungal/bacterial (InterPro:IPR002016); BEST Arabidopsis thaliana protein match is: peroxidase CB (TAIR:AT3G49120.1); Has 4309 Blast hits to 4278 proteins in 228 species: Archae - 0; Bacteria - 0; Metazoa - 3; Fungi - 49; Plants - 4212; Viruses - 0; Other Eukaryotes - 45 (source: NCBI BLink).), which translates into the protein MNFSYSSLSTWTTLMTLGCLLLHSSISSAQLTPTFYDNTCPSVFTIVRDTIVNELRSDPRIAASILRLHFHDCFVNGCDASILLDNTTSFRTEKDAAPNANSARGFPVIDRMKAAVETACPRTVSCADILTIAAQQAVNLAGGPSWRVPLGRRDSLQAFFALANTNLPAPFFTLPQLKASFQNVGLDRPSDLVALSGGHTFGKNQCQFIMDRLYNFSNTGLPDPTLNTTYLQTLRGQCPRNGNQTVLVDFDLRTPTVFDNKYYVNLKELKGLIQTDQELFSSPNATDTIPLVREYADGTQKFFNAFVEAMNRMGNITPLTGTQGQIRQNCRVVNSNSLLHDVVEIVDFVSSM